A stretch of Natronococcus sp. CG52 DNA encodes these proteins:
- a CDS encoding Rid family detoxifying hydrolase encodes MKRIISTDEAPAAVGAYSQAATDDSLLFTAGQIPLTTDDELLDDEPIERQTEQALDNLVAVLEEGGAGVDDILKVTIFLDDIDDFDAMNETYAGYFDDEPPARSAVEVAALPKGVGVEIEAIASLE; translated from the coding sequence ATGAAACGGATCATCAGCACGGACGAGGCACCCGCGGCCGTCGGCGCCTACAGCCAGGCGGCGACCGACGACTCGCTGCTGTTCACCGCCGGACAGATTCCGCTCACCACCGACGACGAACTGCTCGACGACGAACCGATCGAGCGCCAGACCGAACAGGCGCTCGACAACCTCGTCGCCGTCCTCGAGGAGGGAGGCGCCGGCGTCGACGATATCCTCAAGGTAACCATCTTCCTCGACGACATCGACGACTTCGACGCGATGAACGAGACCTACGCCGGCTACTTCGACGACGAACCGCCGGCCCGGAGCGCCGTCGAGGTCGCCGCACTCCCCAAGGGCGTCGGCGTCGAGATCGAAGCCATCGCCTCGCTCGAGTGA
- the ilvA gene encoding threonine ammonia-lyase, translated as MLHLPDILDARARVRETSRHTPLEYSHTYSSMTGADVRLKLENVQRTGSFKIRGATNRIATLSADEKEAGVVTASAGNHAQGVALAATRSGVDSTIVMPEHAPISKVKATRNYGAEVLLEGTDYNEAAERAHEIEREENRTYLHAFDDPDVMAGQGTIGLEILEDEPGVDTVVVPIGGGGLISGVATAIKERNPDARVIGVQADGASSAAPSLDKGERVAIDGVDTIADGIATRSLGEGTFPIIREYVDEVVTVSDPEIAVATIYLLERSKTVVEGAGAVSLAALLFEKFDYAEDETIVPILSGGNVDLNTLTNVIVRGLVETGRYLKIRTVLKDQPGSLESLLAILTAYQANIYAIHHDRTSRDVEMNDTEVEIELEMRGQEHVDEFLAALRDEGYDVDVLA; from the coding sequence ATGCTTCACCTCCCGGATATTCTCGACGCTCGCGCCCGCGTCCGCGAAACGTCGCGGCATACACCGCTCGAGTACTCACATACCTACTCGTCGATGACCGGCGCCGACGTCCGCCTGAAACTGGAGAACGTCCAGCGGACGGGATCGTTCAAGATCCGCGGCGCGACGAACCGGATCGCGACGCTCTCGGCCGACGAGAAGGAAGCCGGCGTCGTCACGGCGAGCGCGGGCAACCACGCCCAGGGCGTCGCGCTCGCGGCGACGCGTTCGGGCGTCGACTCGACGATCGTCATGCCCGAACACGCCCCGATTTCGAAGGTGAAGGCGACCAGAAACTACGGCGCGGAGGTTCTCCTCGAGGGCACGGACTACAACGAGGCCGCCGAGCGCGCCCACGAGATCGAACGCGAGGAGAACCGGACCTACCTCCACGCGTTCGACGATCCGGACGTGATGGCCGGCCAGGGGACGATCGGCCTCGAGATCCTCGAGGACGAGCCCGGCGTCGACACCGTCGTCGTCCCGATCGGCGGCGGCGGGCTCATCAGCGGGGTTGCGACGGCGATCAAGGAACGGAACCCCGATGCGCGCGTGATCGGCGTCCAGGCGGACGGTGCCTCGAGCGCCGCCCCGTCGCTCGACAAGGGCGAACGCGTCGCGATCGACGGCGTCGATACCATCGCGGACGGGATCGCGACCCGCAGTCTCGGCGAGGGAACCTTCCCGATCATTCGGGAGTACGTCGACGAGGTCGTCACCGTCTCCGACCCGGAGATCGCGGTCGCGACCATCTACCTGCTCGAGCGCTCGAAGACCGTCGTCGAGGGCGCGGGCGCCGTCTCGCTCGCCGCGCTTCTGTTCGAGAAGTTCGACTACGCCGAGGACGAGACGATCGTCCCTATTCTCAGCGGCGGCAACGTCGACCTCAACACGCTCACCAACGTTATCGTCCGCGGTCTCGTCGAGACCGGCCGCTATCTCAAGATCAGGACGGTGTTGAAGGATCAGCCGGGTTCCCTCGAGTCGCTGCTCGCGATCCTCACGGCCTATCAGGCGAACATCTACGCGATCCACCACGACCGCACGTCTCGAGACGTCGAGATGAACGACACCGAGGTCGAGATCGAACTCGAGATGCGCGGCCAGGAGCACGTCGACGAGTTCCTCGCGGCGCTCCGGGACGAGGGGTACGACGTCGACGTGCTCGCGTAG
- a CDS encoding gamma-glutamylcyclotransferase family protein, translated as MYVFVYGTLTDPDRVETVLERVPGARYELESGATLEGLRRVEGEYPTLAPGGRVEGRLLAVDERGLEALDRYEGVDRGLYVRITVPHADGKGDGDDVWIYVGGPDRLGVTERVDWPEGRSLTERVRTYVSRHDVVVRCDE; from the coding sequence GTGTACGTCTTCGTCTACGGAACGCTGACCGATCCGGATCGGGTCGAAACCGTCCTCGAGCGCGTCCCCGGCGCACGGTACGAACTCGAGTCCGGCGCGACCCTCGAGGGACTCCGCCGAGTCGAGGGCGAGTATCCGACGCTGGCCCCCGGCGGCCGCGTCGAGGGACGCCTGCTCGCGGTCGACGAGCGCGGACTCGAGGCTCTCGACCGGTACGAAGGCGTCGACCGCGGACTGTACGTCCGGATCACGGTTCCGCACGCCGACGGGAAGGGCGACGGCGACGACGTCTGGATCTACGTCGGCGGTCCCGACCGACTCGGGGTTACGGAGCGCGTCGACTGGCCCGAGGGACGGTCGCTGACAGAGCGCGTCCGGACGTACGTCTCGCGCCACGACGTCGTGGTACGATGTGACGAATGA